In Equus caballus isolate H_3958 breed thoroughbred chromosome 25, TB-T2T, whole genome shotgun sequence, one DNA window encodes the following:
- the LOC100051562 gene encoding alpha-1-acid glycoprotein 2 yields the protein MALPWALAVLSLLPLLEARSLGCANFTAAPMTNATLDHISGKWFYIAGASHNPEYLEVMKTYQASYFYCDANHTEDTIQFREYSTIGNKCVYNFSILTVQRENGTITTNEMGREHIGHVWFTKDPSIILFVYFPDDKQKIALFFCADKANVTEEQMREFHEAIVCVGMDKSEIMYTDEKQDQCGPLEKQHEEERKKKQEEA from the exons ATGGCGCTGCCCTGGGCCCTCGCCGTCCTGAGCCTCCTTCCTCTGCTGGAAGCCAGGAGCCTGGGGTGTGCCAACTTCACAGCAGCGCCTATGACCAATGCCACCCTGGATCAT atctctggcaagtggttttACATTGCGGGAGCCTCCCACAACCCTGAGTACCTTGAGGTTATGAAGACATATCAGGCATCCTACTTTTACTGTGACGCCAACCATACAGAGGACACGATACAGTTCAGGGAGTACTCGACCAT TGGGAACAAGTGTGTCTATAACTTCAGCATCTTGACTGTCCAGCGGGAGAATGGGACCATAACCACAAACG AGATGGGCAGAGAACACATTGGCCATGTTTGGTTCACCAAGGACCCCAGTATCATCCTGTTTGTCTACTTCCCGGATGATAAGCAGAAAATAGCACTGTTCTTCTGCG CGGACAAGGCGAACGTGACCGAGGAGCAGATGAGAGAGTTCCATGAAGCCATCGTGTGCGTGGGCATGGACAAGTCGGAAATCATGTACACCGACGAGAAACAG GATCAGTGTGGGCCTCTGGAGAAGCAGCacgaggaggaaaggaagaagaaacaggaggAGGCCTAG